A single region of the Thermovenabulum gondwanense genome encodes:
- the map gene encoding type I methionyl aminopeptidase: MIIIKSKREIDLMKKAGKVVAKVLEEIKKAIKPGIATVELDRIAEDIIKKYNAIPAFKGYRGYPATICSSINEEVVHGIPGLRFLKDGDIISIDVGAVVDGYCADAARTYPVGEISETAKKLIMVTENSFFEGIKYATPDYRLSDISHAIQSYVERHNFSVVRDYVGHGIGRKMHEEPQVPNFGPPGKGPRLREGMTLAIEPMVNVGGYEVETLIDGWTVVTKDRSLSAHYENTIAITDGEPEILTLG; this comes from the coding sequence ATGATAATCATTAAATCAAAAAGGGAAATTGATTTAATGAAAAAGGCCGGGAAAGTGGTAGCAAAGGTTCTGGAAGAGATTAAAAAGGCCATTAAGCCCGGAATCGCCACAGTAGAACTCGACAGGATCGCGGAAGATATCATTAAAAAATACAATGCCATTCCGGCATTCAAAGGTTACAGGGGATATCCGGCAACCATTTGCTCTTCGATTAACGAAGAGGTAGTTCATGGAATTCCTGGTTTAAGATTCCTAAAAGATGGTGATATTATTAGTATAGATGTGGGCGCGGTGGTAGATGGGTACTGTGCGGATGCTGCCAGGACGTATCCTGTAGGAGAAATATCGGAAACGGCAAAAAAATTGATAATGGTAACCGAAAATAGCTTTTTTGAGGGTATAAAATACGCTACCCCCGATTACAGGCTGTCGGATATATCCCATGCCATTCAAAGCTATGTGGAAAGACACAATTTTTCGGTGGTAAGAGATTACGTTGGGCACGGTATAGGGAGGAAAATGCACGAAGAACCCCAGGTGCCAAACTTCGGGCCTCCCGGCAAGGGTCCGCGCCTTCGAGAAGGGATGACCTTAGCCATAGAGCCTATGGTGAATGTGGGTGGATATGAAGTGGAGACGCTGATAGACGGATGGACGGTGGTAACGAAGGACAGAAGCTTATCCGCTCACTACGAAAATACCATAGCTATAACGGACGGAGAACCCGAGATTTTAACCTTAGGTTAG
- the rpsK gene encoding 30S ribosomal protein S11, which translates to MAVVKRRKDKKRVEKGKAHIHSTFNNTIVTITDEAGHPLTWASGGTVGFKGSRKGTPFAAQLAAEAAAKKAADFGLKTVEVYVKGPGPGREAAIRSLQAAGLEITVIKDVTPIPHNGCRPPKRRRV; encoded by the coding sequence GTGGCTGTTGTGAAAAGGCGCAAGGATAAAAAACGCGTAGAAAAGGGGAAGGCTCATATTCATTCAACCTTTAATAATACTATCGTAACCATAACCGATGAGGCAGGTCATCCTTTGACCTGGGCGAGTGGAGGCACGGTAGGATTCAAAGGGTCAAGAAAGGGTACACCTTTTGCTGCTCAGTTAGCCGCTGAAGCAGCTGCAAAAAAAGCAGCAGATTTCGGGTTAAAAACCGTGGAAGTGTATGTAAAAGGGCCCGGACCAGGAAGGGAAGCTGCCATAAGGTCGCTTCAAGCAGCAGGGCTTGAAATCACTGTGATTAAAGATGTTACTCCCATACCCCATAACGGCTGCAGGCCACCTAAGAGAAGAAGAGTATAA
- the rpsM gene encoding 30S ribosomal protein S13, with amino-acid sequence MARIAGVDLPRDKRVEIALTYIYGIGRSLSNKILKEANVNPDTRVKDLTEKEISKLRDIIEKNYKVEGDLRREVAMNIKRLIEIGCYRGIRHRRGLPVRGQRTRTNARTRKGPRKTVGTRRSK; translated from the coding sequence ATGGCGCGTATAGCGGGTGTGGATTTACCCAGAGATAAAAGGGTAGAAATTGCACTGACATATATCTACGGTATTGGCAGGAGCCTTTCCAATAAAATTTTGAAAGAAGCCAATGTAAATCCCGATACCAGGGTAAAGGATTTAACAGAAAAGGAAATCAGCAAATTAAGGGATATTATCGAGAAAAACTACAAAGTCGAAGGCGATTTGAGAAGAGAAGTCGCCATGAACATCAAAAGGCTAATAGAAATTGGATGCTACAGGGGAATAAGGCATAGAAGAGGCTTACCGGTGCGCGGACAGAGAACAAGAACAAATGCGAGGACGAGAAAAGGACCGCGCAAGACGGTAGGCACAAGGCGAAGCAAATAA
- a CDS encoding KOW domain-containing RNA-binding protein, whose protein sequence is MPEVELGQLVISKAGRDKGRPMIVVKIIDNEYVLVADGELRRIEKPKKKKLKHLQLTGKKDGFIYEKLMNNRKVYNEEIRRALEELTGKPGEIKGSKGGE, encoded by the coding sequence ATGCCGGAAGTAGAATTAGGTCAACTGGTGATATCGAAGGCTGGAAGAGATAAAGGGAGACCCATGATTGTAGTAAAAATAATAGATAACGAGTACGTCCTTGTCGCCGATGGTGAACTTCGGCGGATAGAAAAGCCCAAAAAGAAAAAACTAAAGCATCTGCAGCTTACCGGCAAAAAGGACGGATTTATTTACGAAAAATTAATGAATAATAGAAAGGTTTACAATGAAGAAATACGACGAGCCCTCGAAGAACTTACAGGAAAACCCGGTGAAATCAAGGGTTCCAAAGGAGGGGAGTAG
- the rpmJ gene encoding 50S ribosomal protein L36 yields the protein MKVRPSVKKICEKCKIIKRKGRIMVICENPKHKQRQG from the coding sequence ATGAAGGTGAGACCATCTGTCAAGAAGATTTGCGAAAAGTGTAAGATAATAAAGAGAAAAGGCAGAATTATGGTAATCTGCGAAAATCCCAAGCACAAACAAAGACAGGGTTAA
- the infA gene encoding translation initiation factor IF-1, which translates to MSKEDVIEVEGTVVEPLPNGMFRVELKNGHKVLAHVSGKIRMNYIRILPGDKVTVELSPYDLTRGRIIYRHK; encoded by the coding sequence ATGTCTAAGGAAGATGTTATAGAAGTGGAAGGTACCGTAGTGGAACCTTTACCTAACGGCATGTTCAGGGTTGAACTTAAAAACGGGCATAAGGTTCTTGCACACGTTTCGGGTAAGATAAGGATGAACTATATACGAATTTTACCTGGAGACAAAGTGACAGTGGAGCTTTCGCCGTACGATCTTACACGGGGACGGATAATATACAGACACAAGTAA
- the rpsD gene encoding 30S ribosomal protein S4 yields the protein MGRYTGPSCRQCRREGIKLYLKGERCYTPKCAIERRGYAPGQHGQVKKKLSEYGIQLREKQKAKRIYGVLENQFRIYFERATRQKGVTGENLLRLLELRLDNVVYRLGFAKSRTQARQIVRHGHIEVNGKKVTIPSYQVRAKDIIAVREKSRDLEFFKEIAELGRTRIVPDWLSVNYDTLTGEVLRVPNREDIDIPVQEHLIVELYSK from the coding sequence ATGGGAAGATATACCGGACCATCCTGCCGTCAATGCCGCAGAGAAGGTATTAAGCTATATTTAAAGGGAGAACGCTGCTATACTCCCAAGTGCGCTATTGAGCGCCGCGGTTATGCTCCCGGTCAGCACGGGCAGGTTAAAAAGAAGCTTTCCGAATACGGAATACAGCTCCGTGAAAAGCAAAAGGCTAAAAGAATATACGGGGTTCTGGAAAATCAGTTCAGAATTTATTTCGAAAGAGCTACCAGACAAAAAGGCGTTACGGGTGAAAACCTTTTAAGGCTATTAGAGTTAAGGCTGGATAATGTGGTTTACAGATTGGGATTTGCTAAATCCAGGACTCAGGCAAGACAGATTGTAAGGCACGGACACATTGAAGTGAACGGGAAAAAGGTAACAATACCTTCCTATCAGGTAAGAGCAAAAGACATAATAGCGGTAAGGGAAAAGAGCAGGGATCTTGAATTTTTCAAAGAAATAGCCGAACTGGGCAGAACAAGAATAGTGCCCGATTGGCTGTCGGTGAATTACGATACGCTTACGGGAGAGGTATTAAGGGTACCCAATAGAGAAGATATCGATATACCGGTGCAGGAGCACCTGATAGTAGAGCTCTACTCCAAATAA